A window from Kwoniella newhampshirensis strain CBS 13917 chromosome 3, whole genome shotgun sequence encodes these proteins:
- a CDS encoding 5'/3'-nucleotidase SurE — MAPLPVYGDRPVVLLTNDDGPPSNSSPNIFSFCKLLQSRLDWDVRVVIPDCQKSWVGKAYAISDVISASYFYPLDPDGLTGDITTTPRPLKEGETMEWIMLSGTPATCTNIALHNLYPGEIDLVISGPNHGRNSSTAFALSSGTLGAALAGALSIPIPGPSSGQVSLHEDHIPCIAVSYGVVTRPVSDTVTSLATEISVDICKKLFDDWGMDQGRPSSSGSGKDKVQIYSVNVPLVEEGLKGENRQICWTSMWRNSYGQLFKTTTLSKSTYDPGDNSSQQNKPQSSSSPPRSISKTSTAGPAALPTPDPSSPLLGNSETPSSQVKEGKEPLKFHFAPNMKPLLFPPIETLPVGSDAWAFAKGYVSVTPIRAEYAGLSDGAWGFGSEQDDTQVGPGTRWK, encoded by the exons ATGGCCCCCTTACCTGTTTACGGCGATCGACCAGTCGTCCTTCTCACT AACGATGATGGTCCTCCTTCGAATTCATCACCAAatatcttctccttctgcaAGCTTCTTCAATCTCGTCTTGACTGGGACGTGAGAGTGGTCATTCCAGATTGCCAGAAATCATG GGTGGGGAAGGCGTATGCGATCAGTGATGTTATCTCAGCGAGTTACTTCTATCCATTAG ATCCCGACGGATTGACCGGCGACATCACAACGACACCTCGTCCGTTGAAGGAAGGCGAGACAATGGAATGGATCATGCTTTCAGGC ACCCCCGCCACTTGCACAAACATCGCTTTGCATAATCTATACCCAGGCGAGATTGACCTGGTGATCTCGGGTCCCAATC ACGGCCGCAACTCTTCGACCGCTTTCGCTCTATCATCTGGTACCCTCGGCGCCGCCTTAGCTGGCGctctctccatccccaTTCCCGGCCCCTCATCCGGTCAAGTCTCGTTACATGAGGACCACATCCCCTGCATCGCCGTATCATACGGCGTCGTCACCCGTCCCGTCTCTGACACCGTCACTTCGCTCGCTACTGAAATATCGGTGGATATCTGCAAGAAATTGTTCGACGATTGGGGTATGGATCAAggtcgtccttcttcttccggaAGTGGGAAGGACAAGGTGCAGATATATAGTGTGAACGTACCACtagtggaggaaggattgaAAGGGGAGAACAGGCAGATATGTTGGACGAGCATGTGGAGAAACTCGTATGGACAGTTGTTCAAGACTACGACATT ATCGAAATCGACCTATGATCCAGGCGACAATTCGTCACAACAGAACAAACCACAATCATCTAGTTCTCCCCCTCGGTCAATATCAAAAACATCAACAGCAGGTCCTGCAGCTTTACCAACACCCGATCCGTCTTCCCCACTATTAGGCAACAGCGAGACACCTTCATCACAGgtgaaagaaggaaaggaacCGCTCAAATTCCATTTCGCACCGAACATGAAACCGTTGTTATTCCCACCCATTGAGACATTACCGGTCGGATCGGATGCGTGGGCTTTTGCGAAAGGGTATGTAAGTGTCACGCCTATCAGGGCAGAATATGCTGGTTTGTCAGACGGTGCTTGGGGCTTCGGGAGTGAGCAAGATGATACGCAGGTCGGTCCGGGAACAAGATGGAAATAA